The following are from one region of the Capsicum annuum cultivar UCD-10X-F1 chromosome 1, UCD10Xv1.1, whole genome shotgun sequence genome:
- the LOC107857399 gene encoding light-harvesting complex-like protein 3 isotype 2, chloroplastic, translated as MYSQIFLILHLGWFGLNSSESDLRYDITEMKTEAGRAAMIGFFMAYFVDSLTGVGLVEGNFACKTLLFVAVSGVLLIRENEDLETIKKLLEETTFYDEQWQASWKEETSSNLKES; from the exons ATGTATTCCCAGATATTCTTAATCTTGCACCTTGGCTGGTTTGGATTGAACTCGAGTGAGAGCGATCTTAGATATGATATTACTGAAATGAAGACAGAAGCAG GTCGTGCTGCAATGATTGGTTTCTTTATGGCCTACTTTGTCGATAGCTTGACTGGTGTAGGCCTCGTCGAGGGGAACTTCGCTTGCAAAACACTATTGTTTGTTGCGGTGTCTGGTGTCCTCTTGATCCGCGAGAACGAGGATTTAGAAACTATCAAAAAGTTGCTGGAAGAGACTACTTTCTATGACGAGCAATGGCAAGCGTCGTGGAAAGAGGAGACCTCAAGCAATTTGAAGGAGTCTTGA
- the LOC107850897 gene encoding uncharacterized protein LOC107850897 has protein sequence MSSNVESSIAVTENPSPEEKSPPPPPPSAAAAPPPVRRFPPPCWTQEETLALIDAYRDRWYALRRGYLRTADWDAVAATVTSRCPDASPAKTSAQCRHKMEKLRQRYRAEKQRSLSCPTGRYFSSWFFFDNMDAMENGTTVAAIRSNIQQQQQQNSEKKEFMSIIDHNLLKLKINTKNATEDLPPNFMFNHALAGRNSETIDFPTTRVPLNGYCGYKGEENMHNVEYASGFRMKNGISMKSKRNGYEQGGIKGGNFAMNNNTSSFCDEGSEYNGSNNNNGSDGYHIRNMAGVSSSRRSYNSGNVEQQQQHNVDSRFGSGVSKFGKKGGGSSVGVKRGRDPVEEMVLSIKMLGEGFIKMEKMKMEMAKEVEKMRMEMEMKRNEMILESQKQIVEAFVKVLSEVHKNNKNVKTVSPES, from the coding sequence ATGTCGTCTAACGTCGAATCCAGCATCGCCGTAACCGAAAATCCCTCACCGGAAGAAaaatcaccaccaccaccaccaccgtcAGCAGCGGCGGCGCCGCCACCAGTCCGGCGATTTCCACCACCGTGTTGGACACAAGAAGAAACACTAGCTCTTATCGACGCTTACCGTGATCGGTGGTACGCTCTCCGCCGTGGCTACCTCCGTACCGCCGATTGGGACGCGGTGGCAGCCACCGTAACCAGCCGTTGCCCTGACGCATCTCCGGCGAAAACCTCAGCTCAGTGCCGCCACAAAATGGAGAAACTTCGTCAACGTTACCGTGCCGAAAAGCAACGATCCCTCTCCTGCCCTACTGGTAGGTATTTCTCCTCGTGGTTCTTCTTCGATAACATGGATGCAATGGAGAATGGTACAACTGTTGCAGCAATTAGATCAAatattcagcaacaacaacaacagaattCAGAGAAAAAAGAATTTATGTCTATAATTGATCATAATTTACTGAAACTGAAGATCAATACGAAGAATGCTACGGAGGATTTGCCTCCGAATTTCATGTTTAATCATGCTTTAGCTGGAAGAAACTCAGAAACAATTGATTTCCCCACCACCAGGGTTCCACTGAATGGTTATTGTGGATATAAAGGTGAGGAAAAtatgcataatgttgagtatgCAAGTGGTTTTAggatgaaaaatgggatttcaatgAAATCGAAGCGAAATGGATATGAGCAAGGGGGAATTAAAGGTGGGAATTTTGCGATGAATAATAATACTTCGAGTTTTTGTGATGAAGGAAGTGAATATAATggaagtaataataataatggtagtGATGGTTACCATATTAGGAATATGGCAGGTGTTTCGAGTTCAAGGAGGAGTTATAATAGTGGGAAtgttgaacaacaacaacaacataatgtTGATTCGAGGTTTGGTTCTGGTGTGTCGAAGTTCGGGAAGAAGGGGGGAGGTAGTAGTGTAGGGGTGAAGAGGGGGAGGGATCCGGTGGAAGAAATGGTTTTATCGATTAAGATGTTAGGCGAAGGGTTTattaaaatggagaaaatgaAGATGGAAATGGCGAAGGAAGTGGAGAAGATGAGAATGGAGATGGAGATGAAACGTAATGAGATGATACTCGAATCACAGAAGCAGATTGTGGAAGCGTTCGTGAAGGTCTTGAGTGAGgttcacaagaacaacaagaatgtGAAGACTGTTTCACCTGAATCATAG